One region of Takifugu flavidus isolate HTHZ2018 chromosome 14, ASM371156v2, whole genome shotgun sequence genomic DNA includes:
- the LOC130537095 gene encoding remodeling and spacing factor 1-like isoform X30, producing the protein MAASAATASSSLGLCPNYAVICSFLERYGALLDLPELTFPQLERYLQDTSSVPKLLVDLHVKLLRKIGKSVSADRWEKYLVKVCQEFNTTWAWELEQKGYKEMQTECKAAILKYLCECQFDENVKFKTAINEEDPDKMRILPIGRDKDGQMYWFQLDQDDNVRVYVEEQDDLDGSSWKCIVKTRNDLAEVVALLKTQIDPELLKREQENMAESEKKENTEGEVKKSESSSDEDSRDGDVKCSVSQKVDWADNGVSQNSVIEGNVEAESCSEKPPADVNMCDKNLIIKKEPPDISDRKPNKETMAVSIKSENGEEVKTNGEVKKISPEGIQQALKTQEQAKIPLKKRGMKFSEDFDKNSNIIVPNPSLHHGNECAKTELAPEQAGKTLGVNDHVNGDVQAQAEKEPQSDSKPKETVRMEQENSPSEAKNEGLTEKPSAAAPVEAPAVAPVEAPAVAPAVAPEEAPAVAPEEAPAAAPVVAPEVAPAVAPVVAPAVAPEEAPAAAPEVAPVVAPAAAPEVAPVVAPAVAPVVASVEAPVEASVVAPVVAPEEAPAAAPEVAPEVAPAVAPAAAPEVAPVVAPEVAPVVVPAVAPEVAPEVAPEVAPEVAPAASPEVAPVVASEVAPVVAPAVAPEVAPAASPEVAPVVAPAASPEVAPAASPEVAPEVAPEVAPVVASEVASVVAPVVASVVAPVVAPEVAPEVAPEVAPEVAPEVAPVVAPEVAPEVAPEGALVEAPAVAPAVAPEVAPVTVSATPILPKNSNNQREKSPNDHKHTRSPSLKPDERHSAEESDRTEGTKTTMKEGLIDTRGDIEGEKAETREPTDKPDVEMAEIQKGTSQEAKNAVKTAAEEMVTETNSAEAPEKVESSKVKTFDHGDAEGKASMASEKETSQHSEGTANSDGGIKEDSTVAGESKMWVEKPAGKEEPSHPSEGRNTVRQPDPRPSRTEEDGERKSLSSDNKDDANDKNAALPTLDPPAEANEDEEKLEEEMQNKAECKTKDGLSQTPSKPDAGNETEQQNKDEKKTEVCSLEETPVRTQARTKRPVHRRRAEVQMEDWPTDAESDANVGRSLRRSPRISRPTAKAVEIHDKVSQNTTPAEKPEDEKSAKEKEEEEELEEAKATQKKPREKKVDQEGQTKSKGRKRRRVRWSNTRTHRKKRSSEDDASDQESSEEEESEEEDDSDEDYKVERGRRRRNRNRERRSSDSSTSSDDDLPPNDDPCKHCGLPNHPELILLCDSCDSGYHTACLRPPLMIIPDGEWFCPPCQHKQLCDKLQEQLQNLDAALKKKERAERRKERLIYVGISVENIIAPSVEEEPKPEIIKEKKEVKKSKSWGRRSTRNKKSISYRFDEFDEAIEEAIEEDVKEAEGGGAGRGKDMSNITGHRGKDMSAILQADDGKENGQVPRPTAGQRRKKRRRLNDLDSDSTVDEEESEEEFCLSESSEEFVASDNESEAETGVESNHSEGSDTPHVTSRIRNVPQRRHSSRKRQRPSWYSDEEEESGEEEEDEIVTEGSSEFSDGDLDMSRRRSRRSRKAQVNYRETSESEGSQADTNRSKLKPRRRQESSDSEVSFSGDSEDESRGKRRAGSSEEDSRERRRRLALKRRRASEEDNSDDSSDDSSEEEDRPIRKRVNRIDSDDDEEEDTWVAKEAAEKADEESNLAGSKLEPPSSNGQGRIKSPEGHPPARDQLTNTEPPKNAGVTPAAPLAPNGVSGQDVAGQEDDEDDLLGVTDLVDYVCNNEDL; encoded by the exons ATGGCTGCTTCGGCGGCAACGGCGAGTTCTTCCCTTGGTTTGTGTCCTAATTATGCTGTGATTTGCTCCTTTCTGGAGCGTTACGGTGCTTTGCTGGACCTACCGGAGCTGACCTTTCCTCAGCTGGAGCGTTATCTGCAGGACACATCATCAG TTCCAAAGTTGCTGGTTGATCTCCATGTTAAGTTACTAAGGAAGATCGGCAAGTCGGTGTCAGCAGATAGGTGGGAGAAATATCTAGTAAAG GTGTGTCAGGAGTTTAATACAACATGGGCGTGGGAACTCGAACAGAAAGGATACAAGGAGATGCAAACAGAATGCAAAGCAGCCATTCTGAAA TACTTGTGTGAGTGCCAGTTTGATGAAAACGTGAAGTTTAAAACGGCCATCAATGAGGAAGACCCAGATAAGATGCGTATTCTGCCCATTGGCCGGGACAAAGATGGTCAGATGTACTGGTTTCAACTGGATCAAGATGACAATGTGCGCGTCTACGTGGAGGAACAGGACGATTTGGACGGGTCGTCCTGGAAGTGCATCGTCAA AACCAGAAACGACTTGGCTGAAGTGGTCGCTTTGCTCAAGACGCAAATTGATCCGGAGCTGCTAAAAAGGGAGCAGGAAAACATGGCAGAGTCTGAGAAGAAAGAGAACACGGAAG GTGAAGTTAAAAAGTCAGAGAGTTCGTCTGATGAAGACAGCAGAGACGGCGATGTTAAATGTTCTGTCTCACAGAAAGTTGACTGGGCTGACAACGGCGTCTCACAGAACAGCGTCATCGAGGGCAACGTCGAAGCGGAGTCGTGTTCAGAAAAACCCCCTGCGGATGTCAACATGTGCGACAAAAATCTGATCATTAAAAAAGAGCCGCCAGACATTTCTGACAGGAAGCCGAACAAAGAGACCATGGCTGTATCCATAAAGTCCGAGAATGGAGAAGAGGTGAAGACGAATGGAGAAGTTAAGAAGATCAGCCCTGAAGGGATCCAGCAAGCTCTCAAAACCCAGGAACAGGCCAAGATTCCTTTGAAAAAACGAGGGATGAAGTTTAGTGAAGACTTTGACAAAAACAGCAATATTATAGTCCCAAACCCATCCCTTCATCACGGGAACGAATGTGCAAAAACAGAGCTGGCCCCTGAGCAGGCGGGTAAGACGTTGGGCGTAAATGATCACGTTAACGGTGACGTCCAAGCCCAGGCAGAGAAAGAACCCCAGAGTGATTCAAAACCTAAAGAGACTGtgaggatggagcaggagaatTCACCTTCAGAGGCAAAAAATGAGGGTTTGACAGAAAAgccgtcagcagcagctccagtg GAGGCTCCAGCTGTAGCTCCAGTGGAGGCTCCAGCTGTAGCTCCAGCTGTAGCTCCAGAGGAGGCTCCAGCGGTGGCTCCAgaggaggctccagcagcagctccagtggtggctccagaggtggctccagctgtaGCTCCAGTGGTGGCTCCAGCTGTAGCTCCAgaggaggctccagcagcagctccagaggtggctccagtg gtagctccagcagcagctccagaggtggctccagTGGTGGCTCCAGCTGTAGCTCCAGTGGTGGCTTCAGTGGAGGCTCCAGTGGAGGCTTCAGTGGTGGCTCCAGTGGTGGCTCCAgaggaggctccagcagcagctccagaggtggctccagaggtggctccagcagtagctccagcagcagctccagaggtggctccagtggtggctccagaggtggctccagTGGTGGTTCCAGCAGTAGCTCCAGAGGTAGCTCCAGAGGTAgctccagaggtggctccagaggtggctccagcagcatctccggAGGTGGCTCCAGTGGTGGCTTCAGAGGTGGCTCCAGTGGTGGCTCCAGCAGTAgctccagaggtggctccagcagcatctccggaggtggctccagtggtggctccagcagcatctccagaggtggctccagcagcatctccagag gtggctccagaggtggctccagaggtggctccagTGGTGGCTTCAGAGGTGGCTTCAGTG GTGGCTCCAGTGGTGGCTTCAGTGGTGGCTCCAGTGGTggctccagaggtggctccagaggtggctccagaggtggctccagaggtagctccagaggtggctccagTG GTAgctccagaggtggctccagAGGTAGCTCCAGAGGGGGCTCTGGTAGAGGCTCCAGCTGTAGCTCCAGCTGTAgctccagaggtggctccagTGACTGTGTCAGCGACGCCAATTTTGCCCAAAAACTCCAACAATCAACGTGAGAAAAGTCCCAATGACCACAAACACACTAGAAGTCCGAGTCTGAAACCTGATGAACGTCATTCAGCTGAGGAGTCAGATCGGACTGAAGGAACAAAGACGACGATGAAAGAAGGTTTAATCGACACAAGAGGAGACATTGAAGGAGAGAAAGCAGAAACCAGAGAACCCACAGACAAACCTGACGTTGAAATGGCAGAAATCCAAAAAGGGACCAGCCAAGAGGCCAAAAATGCTGTCAAAACTGCAGCCGAGGAAATGGTAACTGAAACAAACAGTgcagaagctccagaaaaggtggAATCTTCTAAGGTGAAAACATTCGACCACGGagatgcagaaggaaaagcCAGCATGGCCTCGGAGAAGGAAACATCCCAGCATTCAGAGGGAACAGCAAACTCTGACGGTGGAATCAAAGAGGACTCCACAGTTGCCGGCGAAAGTAAGATGTGGGTGGAAAAAcctgcaggaaaagaagaaccaTCTCATCCTTCGGAGGGGAGAAACACAGTGAGACAACCTGACCCAAGGCCTTCAAGgacagaagaagatggagagcgGAAGAGTCTGTCGTCGGACAACAAAGATGACGCCAACGATAAAAATGCAGCGCTCCCAACCCTAGATCCTCCAGCAGAGGCCAACGAAGATGAAGAGAAGCTAGAAGAGGAAATGCAGAACAAAGCTGAATGTAAAACCAAGGATGGTTTGTCACAGACGCCCTCCAAGCCTGATGCAGGAAACGAAACTGAGCAACAAAACAAGGACGAAAAGAAGACGGAGGTCTGCTCGCTCGAAGAGACGCCAGTCAGGACTCAGGCCAGAACTAAACGGCCGGTTCACCGCAGGCGAGCCGAAGTCCAGATGGAGGATTGGCCAACGGATGCCGAATCGGACGCTAACGTGGGCAGATCGCTGCGGAGATCCCCTAGAATCTCAAGACCAACTGCAAAGGCTGTAGAGATCCACGACAAAGTGAGCCAGAACACCACGCCGGCGGAGAAGCCGGAGGATGAGAAGAGCGcgaaggaaaaagaggaagaggaggagctggaggaagccaaGGCCACGCAGAAGAAACCAAGGGAGAAAAAGGTTGATCAGGAAGGTCAAACCAAGTCAAAG GGAAGGAAGCGGCGGAGGGTCCGATGGTCCAACACACGGACGCATCGCAAAAAGCGAAGCTCTGAAGATGACGCCAGCGACCAGGAGTCGagcgaagaggaggagagcgaagaAGAGGACGACAGTGACGAGGACTATAAGGTGGAGCGAGGCAGAAGGCGGCGGAATCGCAACCGGGAGCGACGCAGCTCGGACTCCTCCACATCCTCGGATGATGACCTACCTCCAAACGACGACCCCTGTAAACACTGTGGTCTTCCAAATCACCCTGAGCTG ATCTTACTGTGCGATTCCTGTGACAGCGGCTACCACACGGCCTGCCTGAGGCCCCCCCTCATGATCATCCCTGATGGCGAATGGTTCTGCCCGCCCTGTCAGCAC AAGCAGCTGTGCGACAAACTGCAAGAGCAACTGCAAAACCTGGACGCCGCGTTGAAGAAGAAggaaagagcagagaggag GAAAGAGCGATTGATCTACGTTGGAATTAGCGTTGAAAACATCATCGCCCCCTCG gtggaggaggagccaaAGCCCGAGAtcatcaaagagaagaaagaagtgaAGAAAAGCAAGAGCTGGGGTCGAAGGTCAACGAGGAACAAGAAATCCATCAGCTACAG GTTTGATGAATTTGATGAGGCGATCGAGGAGGCCATCGAGGAAGACGTGAAAGAAGCAGAAGGCGGAG GAGCAGGACGGGGCAAAGACATGTCCAACATCACCGGCCATCGAGGAAAAGACATGTCCGCCATCCTGCAGGCCGACGACGGAAAAGAGAACGGCCAGGTACCGCGACCCACCGCCGGGCAGCGCAGGAAGAAACGCCGGCGCCTGAACGACCTGGACAGTGACAGCACcgtggacgaggaggagagcgaggaagagTTTTGTCTAAGCGAAAG CTCAGAGGAGTTTGTCGCCTCCGACAATGAATCGGAGGCCGAAACGGGCGTAGAGTCCAACCACAGCGAAGGCAGCGACACGCCTCACGTGACATCGCGAATCAGAAACGTGCCGCAGCGCCGACACAGctccaggaagaggcagaggccGAGTTGGTACTCGGACGAAGaagaggagagtggagaggaagaggaagatgaaataG TGACCGAAGGCTCCAGCGAGTTTAGTGACGGAGATCTGGACATGAGTCGACGGCGTTCCCGGCGGAGTCGGAAGGCTCAGGTGAACTACAGAGAGACCTCCGAGTCTGAAGGTTCTCAGGCCGACACCAATCGGTCCAAGCTGAAACCCAGGAGACGGCAGGAGAGCTCTGACAGCGAAG tcaGTTTCTCCGGCGACTCTGAGGATGAGTccagggggaagaggagagcggGCTCTTCTGAGGAGGACTCCAGAGAACGACGCAGGAGGCTTGCGCTGAAACGGCGACGGGCCTCCGAAGAGGACAACTCTGACGACTCGTCCGACGACTcctcggaggaggaggatcggCCCATCCGCAAAAGAGTGAATCGCATCGACTCGGACgacgacgaggaggaggacacttGGGTGGCAAAGGAAGCCGCTGAGAAAGCGGATGAAGAATCAAACCTTGCAGGCAGTAAACTGGAGCCGCCGTCCAGTAACGGACAGGGTCGAATAAAGAGCCCTGAGGGGCACCCCCCCGCCAGAGACCAGCTCACGAATACGGAGCCGCCCAAAAACGCCGGCGTCACGCCAGCCGCCCCCTTAGCACCAAACGGCGTGTCCGGCCAAGACgtggcaggacaggaggacgacGAAGACGACCTGTTAGGAGTCACAGACCTCGTGGACTACGTCTGCAATAACGAAGACttgtaa
- the LOC130537095 gene encoding remodeling and spacing factor 1-like isoform X34, whose amino-acid sequence MAASAATASSSLGLCPNYAVICSFLERYGALLDLPELTFPQLERYLQDTSSVPKLLVDLHVKLLRKIGKSVSADRWEKYLVKVCQEFNTTWAWELEQKGYKEMQTECKAAILKYLCECQFDENVKFKTAINEEDPDKMRILPIGRDKDGQMYWFQLDQDDNVRVYVEEQDDLDGSSWKCIVKTRNDLAEVVALLKTQIDPELLKREQENMAESEKKENTEGEVKKSESSSDEDSRDGDVKCSVSQKVDWADNGVSQNSVIEGNVEAESCSEKPPADVNMCDKNLIIKKEPPDISDRKPNKETMAVSIKSENGEEVKTNGEVKKISPEGIQQALKTQEQAKIPLKKRGMKFSEDFDKNSNIIVPNPSLHHGNECAKTELAPEQAGKTLGVNDHVNGDVQAQAEKEPQSDSKPKETVRMEQENSPSEAKNEGLTEKPSAAAPVEAPAVAPVEAPAVAPAVAPEEAPAVAPEEAPAAAPVVAPEVAPAVAPVVAPAVAPEEAPAAAPEVAPVVAPAAAPEVAPVVAPAVAPVVASVEAPVEASVVAPVVAPEEAPAAAPEVAPEVAPAVAPAAAPEVAPVVAPEVAPVVVPAVAPEVAPEVAPVVAPAASPEVAPAASPEVAPAASPEVAPVVAPAVAPEVAPEVAPEVAPVVASEVASVVAPAVAPEVAPEVAPAASPEVAPVVASVVAPVVAPEVAPEVAPEVAPEVAPEVAPVVAPEVAPEVAPEGALVEAPAVAPAVAPEVAPVTVSATPILPKNSNNQREKSPNDHKHTRSPSLKPDERHSAEESDRTEGTKTTMKEGLIDTRGDIEGEKAETREPTDKPDVEMAEIQKGTSQEAKNAVKTAAEEMVTETNSAEAPEKVESSKVKTFDHGDAEGKASMASEKETSQHSEGTANSDGGIKEDSTVAGESKMWVEKPAGKEEPSHPSEGRNTVRQPDPRPSRTEEDGERKSLSSDNKDDANDKNAALPTLDPPAEANEDEEKLEEEMQNKAECKTKDGLSQTPSKPDAGNETEQQNKDEKKTEVCSLEETPVRTQARTKRPVHRRRAEVQMEDWPTDAESDANVGRSLRRSPRISRPTAKAVEIHDKVSQNTTPAEKPEDEKSAKEKEEEEELEEAKATQKKPREKKVDQEGQTKSKGRKRRRVRWSNTRTHRKKRSSEDDASDQESSEEEESEEEDDSDEDYKVERGRRRRNRNRERRSSDSSTSSDDDLPPNDDPCKHCGLPNHPELILLCDSCDSGYHTACLRPPLMIIPDGEWFCPPCQHKQLCDKLQEQLQNLDAALKKKERAERRKERLIYVGISVENIIAPSVEEEPKPEIIKEKKEVKKSKSWGRRSTRNKKSISYRFDEFDEAIEEAIEEDVKEAEGGGAGRGKDMSNITGHRGKDMSAILQADDGKENGQVPRPTAGQRRKKRRRLNDLDSDSTVDEEESEEEFCLSESSEEFVASDNESEAETGVESNHSEGSDTPHVTSRIRNVPQRRHSSRKRQRPSWYSDEEEESGEEEEDEIVTEGSSEFSDGDLDMSRRRSRRSRKAQVNYRETSESEGSQADTNRSKLKPRRRQESSDSEVSFSGDSEDESRGKRRAGSSEEDSRERRRRLALKRRRASEEDNSDDSSDDSSEEEDRPIRKRVNRIDSDDDEEEDTWVAKEAAEKADEESNLAGSKLEPPSSNGQGRIKSPEGHPPARDQLTNTEPPKNAGVTPAAPLAPNGVSGQDVAGQEDDEDDLLGVTDLVDYVCNNEDL is encoded by the exons ATGGCTGCTTCGGCGGCAACGGCGAGTTCTTCCCTTGGTTTGTGTCCTAATTATGCTGTGATTTGCTCCTTTCTGGAGCGTTACGGTGCTTTGCTGGACCTACCGGAGCTGACCTTTCCTCAGCTGGAGCGTTATCTGCAGGACACATCATCAG TTCCAAAGTTGCTGGTTGATCTCCATGTTAAGTTACTAAGGAAGATCGGCAAGTCGGTGTCAGCAGATAGGTGGGAGAAATATCTAGTAAAG GTGTGTCAGGAGTTTAATACAACATGGGCGTGGGAACTCGAACAGAAAGGATACAAGGAGATGCAAACAGAATGCAAAGCAGCCATTCTGAAA TACTTGTGTGAGTGCCAGTTTGATGAAAACGTGAAGTTTAAAACGGCCATCAATGAGGAAGACCCAGATAAGATGCGTATTCTGCCCATTGGCCGGGACAAAGATGGTCAGATGTACTGGTTTCAACTGGATCAAGATGACAATGTGCGCGTCTACGTGGAGGAACAGGACGATTTGGACGGGTCGTCCTGGAAGTGCATCGTCAA AACCAGAAACGACTTGGCTGAAGTGGTCGCTTTGCTCAAGACGCAAATTGATCCGGAGCTGCTAAAAAGGGAGCAGGAAAACATGGCAGAGTCTGAGAAGAAAGAGAACACGGAAG GTGAAGTTAAAAAGTCAGAGAGTTCGTCTGATGAAGACAGCAGAGACGGCGATGTTAAATGTTCTGTCTCACAGAAAGTTGACTGGGCTGACAACGGCGTCTCACAGAACAGCGTCATCGAGGGCAACGTCGAAGCGGAGTCGTGTTCAGAAAAACCCCCTGCGGATGTCAACATGTGCGACAAAAATCTGATCATTAAAAAAGAGCCGCCAGACATTTCTGACAGGAAGCCGAACAAAGAGACCATGGCTGTATCCATAAAGTCCGAGAATGGAGAAGAGGTGAAGACGAATGGAGAAGTTAAGAAGATCAGCCCTGAAGGGATCCAGCAAGCTCTCAAAACCCAGGAACAGGCCAAGATTCCTTTGAAAAAACGAGGGATGAAGTTTAGTGAAGACTTTGACAAAAACAGCAATATTATAGTCCCAAACCCATCCCTTCATCACGGGAACGAATGTGCAAAAACAGAGCTGGCCCCTGAGCAGGCGGGTAAGACGTTGGGCGTAAATGATCACGTTAACGGTGACGTCCAAGCCCAGGCAGAGAAAGAACCCCAGAGTGATTCAAAACCTAAAGAGACTGtgaggatggagcaggagaatTCACCTTCAGAGGCAAAAAATGAGGGTTTGACAGAAAAgccgtcagcagcagctccagtg GAGGCTCCAGCTGTAGCTCCAGTGGAGGCTCCAGCTGTAGCTCCAGCTGTAGCTCCAGAGGAGGCTCCAGCGGTGGCTCCAgaggaggctccagcagcagctccagtggtggctccagaggtggctccagctgtaGCTCCAGTGGTGGCTCCAGCTGTAGCTCCAgaggaggctccagcagcagctccagaggtggctccagtg gtagctccagcagcagctccagaggtggctccagTGGTGGCTCCAGCTGTAGCTCCAGTGGTGGCTTCAGTGGAGGCTCCAGTGGAGGCTTCAGTGGTGGCTCCAGTGGTGGCTCCAgaggaggctccagcagcagctccagaggtggctccagaggtggctccagcagtagctccagcagcagctccagaggtggctccagtggtggctccagaggtggctccagTGGTGGTTCCAGCAGTAGCTCCAGAGGTAGCTCCAGAG gtggctccagtggtggctccagcagcatctccagaggtggctccagcagcatctccagaggtagctccagcagcatctccggAGGTGGCTCCAGTGGTGGCTCCAGCAGTAgctccagaggtggctccagaggtggctccagaggtggctccagTGGTGGCTTCAGAGGTGGCTTCAGTGGTGGCTCCAGCAGTAgctccagaggtggctccagag GtagctccagcagcatctccggAGGTGGCTCCAGTGGTGGCTTCAGTGGTGGCTCCAGTGGTggctccagaggtggctccagaggtggctccagaggtggctccagaggtagctccagaggtggctccagTG GTAgctccagaggtggctccagAGGTAGCTCCAGAGGGGGCTCTGGTAGAGGCTCCAGCTGTAGCTCCAGCTGTAgctccagaggtggctccagTGACTGTGTCAGCGACGCCAATTTTGCCCAAAAACTCCAACAATCAACGTGAGAAAAGTCCCAATGACCACAAACACACTAGAAGTCCGAGTCTGAAACCTGATGAACGTCATTCAGCTGAGGAGTCAGATCGGACTGAAGGAACAAAGACGACGATGAAAGAAGGTTTAATCGACACAAGAGGAGACATTGAAGGAGAGAAAGCAGAAACCAGAGAACCCACAGACAAACCTGACGTTGAAATGGCAGAAATCCAAAAAGGGACCAGCCAAGAGGCCAAAAATGCTGTCAAAACTGCAGCCGAGGAAATGGTAACTGAAACAAACAGTgcagaagctccagaaaaggtggAATCTTCTAAGGTGAAAACATTCGACCACGGagatgcagaaggaaaagcCAGCATGGCCTCGGAGAAGGAAACATCCCAGCATTCAGAGGGAACAGCAAACTCTGACGGTGGAATCAAAGAGGACTCCACAGTTGCCGGCGAAAGTAAGATGTGGGTGGAAAAAcctgcaggaaaagaagaaccaTCTCATCCTTCGGAGGGGAGAAACACAGTGAGACAACCTGACCCAAGGCCTTCAAGgacagaagaagatggagagcgGAAGAGTCTGTCGTCGGACAACAAAGATGACGCCAACGATAAAAATGCAGCGCTCCCAACCCTAGATCCTCCAGCAGAGGCCAACGAAGATGAAGAGAAGCTAGAAGAGGAAATGCAGAACAAAGCTGAATGTAAAACCAAGGATGGTTTGTCACAGACGCCCTCCAAGCCTGATGCAGGAAACGAAACTGAGCAACAAAACAAGGACGAAAAGAAGACGGAGGTCTGCTCGCTCGAAGAGACGCCAGTCAGGACTCAGGCCAGAACTAAACGGCCGGTTCACCGCAGGCGAGCCGAAGTCCAGATGGAGGATTGGCCAACGGATGCCGAATCGGACGCTAACGTGGGCAGATCGCTGCGGAGATCCCCTAGAATCTCAAGACCAACTGCAAAGGCTGTAGAGATCCACGACAAAGTGAGCCAGAACACCACGCCGGCGGAGAAGCCGGAGGATGAGAAGAGCGcgaaggaaaaagaggaagaggaggagctggaggaagccaaGGCCACGCAGAAGAAACCAAGGGAGAAAAAGGTTGATCAGGAAGGTCAAACCAAGTCAAAG GGAAGGAAGCGGCGGAGGGTCCGATGGTCCAACACACGGACGCATCGCAAAAAGCGAAGCTCTGAAGATGACGCCAGCGACCAGGAGTCGagcgaagaggaggagagcgaagaAGAGGACGACAGTGACGAGGACTATAAGGTGGAGCGAGGCAGAAGGCGGCGGAATCGCAACCGGGAGCGACGCAGCTCGGACTCCTCCACATCCTCGGATGATGACCTACCTCCAAACGACGACCCCTGTAAACACTGTGGTCTTCCAAATCACCCTGAGCTG ATCTTACTGTGCGATTCCTGTGACAGCGGCTACCACACGGCCTGCCTGAGGCCCCCCCTCATGATCATCCCTGATGGCGAATGGTTCTGCCCGCCCTGTCAGCAC AAGCAGCTGTGCGACAAACTGCAAGAGCAACTGCAAAACCTGGACGCCGCGTTGAAGAAGAAggaaagagcagagaggag GAAAGAGCGATTGATCTACGTTGGAATTAGCGTTGAAAACATCATCGCCCCCTCG gtggaggaggagccaaAGCCCGAGAtcatcaaagagaagaaagaagtgaAGAAAAGCAAGAGCTGGGGTCGAAGGTCAACGAGGAACAAGAAATCCATCAGCTACAG GTTTGATGAATTTGATGAGGCGATCGAGGAGGCCATCGAGGAAGACGTGAAAGAAGCAGAAGGCGGAG GAGCAGGACGGGGCAAAGACATGTCCAACATCACCGGCCATCGAGGAAAAGACATGTCCGCCATCCTGCAGGCCGACGACGGAAAAGAGAACGGCCAGGTACCGCGACCCACCGCCGGGCAGCGCAGGAAGAAACGCCGGCGCCTGAACGACCTGGACAGTGACAGCACcgtggacgaggaggagagcgaggaagagTTTTGTCTAAGCGAAAG CTCAGAGGAGTTTGTCGCCTCCGACAATGAATCGGAGGCCGAAACGGGCGTAGAGTCCAACCACAGCGAAGGCAGCGACACGCCTCACGTGACATCGCGAATCAGAAACGTGCCGCAGCGCCGACACAGctccaggaagaggcagaggccGAGTTGGTACTCGGACGAAGaagaggagagtggagaggaagaggaagatgaaataG TGACCGAAGGCTCCAGCGAGTTTAGTGACGGAGATCTGGACATGAGTCGACGGCGTTCCCGGCGGAGTCGGAAGGCTCAGGTGAACTACAGAGAGACCTCCGAGTCTGAAGGTTCTCAGGCCGACACCAATCGGTCCAAGCTGAAACCCAGGAGACGGCAGGAGAGCTCTGACAGCGAAG tcaGTTTCTCCGGCGACTCTGAGGATGAGTccagggggaagaggagagcggGCTCTTCTGAGGAGGACTCCAGAGAACGACGCAGGAGGCTTGCGCTGAAACGGCGACGGGCCTCCGAAGAGGACAACTCTGACGACTCGTCCGACGACTcctcggaggaggaggatcggCCCATCCGCAAAAGAGTGAATCGCATCGACTCGGACgacgacgaggaggaggacacttGGGTGGCAAAGGAAGCCGCTGAGAAAGCGGATGAAGAATCAAACCTTGCAGGCAGTAAACTGGAGCCGCCGTCCAGTAACGGACAGGGTCGAATAAAGAGCCCTGAGGGGCACCCCCCCGCCAGAGACCAGCTCACGAATACGGAGCCGCCCAAAAACGCCGGCGTCACGCCAGCCGCCCCCTTAGCACCAAACGGCGTGTCCGGCCAAGACgtggcaggacaggaggacgacGAAGACGACCTGTTAGGAGTCACAGACCTCGTGGACTACGTCTGCAATAACGAAGACttgtaa